The following DNA comes from Methanomassiliicoccales archaeon LGM-DZ1.
AGCCGGTCTCCGAGGGGCCCCTCTCCGGGAACATCCGCAAGAGGCTCGAACACCGACCAGCTGTGAAGATGCTTCATTAGGGTCAGATGAGCTCGAAAGCGGCGTTGAGGGCCGCGACGACTGCCTGGATCTTCGTGTCGCCGCTCCCGACGATGATGGCGTCGTCCGGAGTGATGCCCGTGTCCTTGCGGATCTTGTAGGCAAGCTCGGGGGAGTGCTCGTCCAGGTTCCAGTCCGGCGGGATCATGAGCTTGCCGTCGCGGATGACCAGGGTCGTGCATCCGGTGGCGCCGGCCTTGATGCCGGCATCCCTCTGCTCCATGCCGTTGACGATCTTCTTGGCCACCCCGTAGACGATCACGGACTGCTGGACCGGGCCGGTAGTGGAGAGGGACTCGAGCTGCACATCGGACAGGCGCAGCGGAATCTGCTCCAGGAACGCCTTCCCAGAGCTGGTGATGGAGATCCCGGTCTGGCGGATGAGGACGAAACCCCATTCAGTGAACTTCTCGAGGATGCGGCGCATGCTGCCCTCGCCGACGCCTACCTCCTCCGCCAGGCGCTTGCGGCCCATCGTCCTCCCGTCCGAGAGCACGTAGAGGGCGTAGTAGACGTTCGCGTCGGTAAAGCGGAACATCGGGCCGTAGGCCGGAATATCCATGATCTTCATGTAAACATCGGACTCCTCGGGCCTCAGAGGCCCAGATTTAATGCAGGATGCTCCGGTTGGAGCAGTCTTCATTATCGGTTTGTAATCCGACTCGTCAGTATAAATAATTGATTAAGTGCATGTTTGAGACGGGCCTAAATCGCCGTAAAAGGGGCCCTGAGGCCCCTTTCCCAGGCTCAGAAGGTCTGGATCTTGCCGGCGATGATCTTCTCGGAGACCTTGTCGATGTTGTCGAGCCAGTCGGCGGCGATGGCGTAGGCCTCGTCCTTCCACTTGCCGATCTTGGAATCGAGCAGCTGGGCATCGTCCGAGATAATGTTGATGCTGGCGTTCAGCGGGTCGGAGATGGTGTGGCCGATCTGCGAGAGCAGGCGGACGTTGATCTCGGCGTCGCCGCCGACGACCTTGGCGACATCGTTGGCGATGATGTTCGACAGGACGTTGTAGATCTTCCCGACGTGGGTGATGGGGTTCTTGCCGGAGGTGGCCTCCATGGACATGGGCCTGAACGGGGTGATGAGCCCGTTGCACCTGTTGCCGCGTCCGACGGACCCGTCGTCTCCCATCTCCTGGGACAGCCCGGTGACGGTGAGGTAGTAGACGCCGCGCTTGTAGTCGTCCCCGGTGTTCACGTCGACCTTGAGCTTCTCCTTTTTCCCGTACTTGTCGATGATCCCGGCGCCGAAGTCCTCGACGGACTTGGTGAGCTGCTCGATGGCGGACTTGTACGCGGTGGGGTCCTCGATGAACCTGTCGACCATGGCGGCGGCGATGGTCATGGTGATGTCGTTGCCGACCCTGGAGCACATGACCTTGACGTCCTGCCCGACCTCGGGGAGGGTCTTCTTGAGCTTCCCGTTGATGTAGTTCTCGGTCTGCTTGGTGAGCTGGTCGGTGACGGAGAAGGGAGCGTAGCCCACTCCGAACGAGGTGTCGTTGGACAGGAAGTTGGACGCCTTGTAGACGCCGGTGAGGTCGTCGGACCCCATGCCGAGCTTGGTGTCGAGGATGACATCGGAGTCGACGTCGAGGTAGGGATAGGTCTTCTTCAGGTACTTCCTGACGCCCCTGAGGGCGGTGGACTCGACGGGGAGGCCGTACTCCTTGCCGTCCTTCTCGATGTAGGTGGTGGCCCTTCCGTCCATGAGGATGTAGACGGGCTTGACGATCACTCCTCCGCCGAAGGCGGGGCGGGAGATACCGGCGACGACCTCGGTCTGGTCGGTGTTGTGGTGGAGGACGTGCCCGACCTCCTTGATGTACATGGCGCAGAGGGACTCGGACACGGTCTCGGCGACACCGTCGGCGACGGAGTCCGGATGGCCGATACCTTTCCTCTCGACGATCTCGATCTGCCTCTTGGGGACGGGGACCTGCTCGATCCCGTTGACGTAAATATTCTTCTTGGACGCCATATGCTTCACTTTAAAATTCG
Coding sequences within:
- a CDS encoding methionine adenosyltransferase — encoded protein: MASKKNIYVNGIEQVPVPKRQIEIVERKGIGHPDSVADGVAETVSESLCAMYIKEVGHVLHHNTDQTEVVAGISRPAFGGGVIVKPVYILMDGRATTYIEKDGKEYGLPVESTALRGVRKYLKKTYPYLDVDSDVILDTKLGMGSDDLTGVYKASNFLSNDTSFGVGYAPFSVTDQLTKQTENYINGKLKKTLPEVGQDVKVMCSRVGNDITMTIAAAMVDRFIEDPTAYKSAIEQLTKSVEDFGAGIIDKYGKKEKLKVDVNTGDDYKRGVYYLTVTGLSQEMGDDGSVGRGNRCNGLITPFRPMSMEATSGKNPITHVGKIYNVLSNIIANDVAKVVGGDAEINVRLLSQIGHTISDPLNASINIISDDAQLLDSKIGKWKDEAYAIAADWLDNIDKVSEKIIAGKIQTF